The Roseicyclus marinus genome has a segment encoding these proteins:
- a CDS encoding DUF2125 domain-containing protein, whose protein sequence is MKRVLVACLGVAALAALAWFGWAGVTQRAVTGWLDAREAEGWVVSRQDVSVSGFPSEFVINLSDLTLADPATGLAWSAPTFTLRQAVFDPGRIEAIWPETHTLASPYERLTIRAGDLASVLDLRPGADLALQASETRMRDLVIDSTLGWQSHLADGSATVILQPGETARYAIGFRATDLTPPEQVRARIDPAGVLPAAIPVVLTEAVVSFDRPWDLSAIEVARPQPTRIDLTEARAEWGDLMVRLSGAMDVDAEGRPTGEIAIRAQNWPAMLDMAERAGVLPAGLRSSVETGLGFLASLSGRREDLDVTLRLEAGFMFLGPLPIGEGPRLRLR, encoded by the coding sequence ATGAAACGGGTCTTGGTTGCATGCCTTGGCGTGGCCGCACTTGCCGCGCTGGCTTGGTTTGGCTGGGCGGGGGTGACGCAGCGCGCGGTGACCGGTTGGCTGGACGCACGCGAAGCCGAAGGCTGGGTCGTGAGCCGGCAAGACGTGTCTGTTTCGGGCTTTCCGAGCGAATTCGTGATCAACCTGTCCGATCTGACACTGGCCGATCCCGCGACGGGCCTGGCGTGGTCTGCCCCGACCTTCACCCTGCGGCAGGCGGTGTTCGACCCCGGCCGGATCGAGGCGATCTGGCCCGAGACCCATACCCTCGCCTCCCCCTATGAGCGGTTGACGATCCGCGCGGGCGATCTGGCCTCGGTGCTGGACCTGCGGCCCGGCGCCGATCTTGCGCTTCAGGCGTCGGAAACGCGGATGCGCGATCTGGTGATCGACAGCACGCTGGGCTGGCAAAGCCATCTGGCAGACGGGTCCGCCACGGTGATCTTGCAGCCGGGCGAAACCGCGCGCTACGCCATCGGCTTTCGGGCGACCGACCTGACCCCGCCCGAACAGGTGCGGGCCCGGATCGATCCCGCCGGCGTGTTGCCCGCGGCGATCCCCGTCGTGCTGACCGAGGCCGTGGTGAGCTTTGACCGGCCATGGGATCTGTCCGCGATCGAGGTCGCGCGCCCCCAGCCCACCCGGATCGACCTGACGGAGGCGCGCGCGGAATGGGGCGACCTGATGGTGCGGCTGTCGGGGGCCATGGATGTCGATGCCGAGGGACGGCCCACCGGCGAAATCGCGATCCGGGCGCAGAATTGGCCCGCGATGCTCGACATGGCCGAACGCGCGGGCGTCCTGCCTGCGGGGTTGCGATCCTCGGTCGAGACGGGGCTGGGGTTCCTGGCCAGCCTGTCGGGACGGCGCGAGGATCTGGACGTGACGCTGCGGCTGGAGGCGGGGTTCATGTTCCTCGGCCCCTTGCCCATCGGCGAGGGACCGCGCCTGCGCCTGCGGTAG
- a CDS encoding extensin family protein — protein MIRRGAPYLAALVSLALGGAALAEAPDRSPRPLFRPGAQAAAPAPVAPAPAAESVTRVAINAGPQAPARSLRPVLRGGAPAPAAVAAAPEVAAPPAPSAILPEAIATLVFNGGVATERAIPRSLRPRLRPDGLEQRVRATATRQIPGRVTQPGRASDNLCGVPGLVGERLAPITGRTRGCGIAEPVRLRAVDGITLSTPATVNCETARALQTWVQRSVVPTVGRTGGGVASLRVVASYACRTRNNQPGARISEHGRGNAVDIAGIGLANGDELTVLSDWGGGRDGRMLRDMHRGACGPFGTVLGPNSDRFHRDHFHFDVASYRSGPYCR, from the coding sequence GTGATCAGGCGCGGCGCGCCATACCTCGCCGCGCTTGTGTCGCTGGCGCTCGGGGGGGCGGCGCTGGCCGAGGCTCCCGACCGATCGCCCCGGCCTTTATTCCGCCCCGGCGCACAGGCGGCAGCCCCCGCGCCGGTTGCCCCGGCTCCTGCCGCCGAAAGCGTCACCCGCGTTGCGATCAACGCCGGACCACAGGCCCCGGCGCGCTCCCTGCGCCCCGTGTTGCGCGGCGGCGCGCCCGCGCCCGCAGCGGTGGCGGCAGCGCCCGAGGTCGCGGCCCCGCCCGCACCCTCTGCCATCCTGCCCGAGGCCATCGCGACCCTTGTCTTCAACGGTGGTGTGGCGACCGAGCGCGCCATCCCGCGATCCTTGCGCCCCAGGCTCCGCCCCGATGGGCTGGAACAAAGGGTGCGCGCCACGGCCACCCGCCAGATCCCCGGACGGGTGACGCAACCGGGCCGCGCTTCGGACAATCTGTGCGGGGTTCCGGGTCTGGTCGGGGAAAGGCTGGCACCGATCACGGGCCGCACGCGCGGCTGCGGCATCGCGGAACCCGTGCGCCTGCGCGCGGTCGACGGCATCACGCTCAGCACCCCCGCGACGGTGAATTGCGAAACGGCCCGCGCGCTTCAGACCTGGGTCCAGCGCAGTGTCGTGCCGACCGTGGGGCGCACCGGGGGCGGGGTGGCCTCGCTCCGGGTCGTGGCCTCCTATGCCTGTCGCACGCGCAACAACCAGCCCGGCGCGCGCATCTCGGAACATGGGCGGGGCAATGCCGTCGACATCGCCGGGATCGGGCTGGCCAATGGGGACGAGCTGACGGTTCTGAGCGATTGGGGCGGGGGGCGTGACGGGCGCATGCTGCGCGACATGCACCGGGGGGCATGCGGACCCTTCGGCACGGTGCTGGGCCCCAATTCCGACCGGTTCCACCGCGACCATTTCCATTTCGACGTGGCGAGCTACCGGTCAGGCCCCTATTGCCGTTGA
- a CDS encoding prephenate/arogenate dehydrogenase family protein, with translation MSVIYNRVALIGLGLIAGSMAHAMRRAGLAGEIVGTARSAETRAVAREIGLCDRVTDSAAEAVAGADLVVLCVPPGAMGAVMTEIAPHLAQGATVTDVGSVKRDVIAQVAPHIPQGVHFVPGHPLAGTEHSGPRAGFAELFDNRYVLLTPEPGTEAQAIARLRALWEGCGAKVEEMDADHHDLVLAVTSHTPHLIAYTMVGVADDLRRVTDSEVIKYSAAGFRDFTRIAASDPTMWRDVFLTNKDATLEILGRFTEELFALQRAIRRGDGDHLHAYFTRTRAIRRGIIEAGQDTDAPDFGRSKAKREVSGT, from the coding sequence ATGAGCGTGATCTACAATCGCGTTGCGCTGATCGGTCTGGGGCTGATCGCGGGCTCGATGGCCCATGCGATGCGGCGGGCCGGATTGGCGGGCGAGATCGTGGGGACGGCGCGGTCCGCCGAAACCCGTGCCGTGGCGCGCGAGATCGGGCTGTGCGACCGCGTGACCGATAGCGCGGCCGAGGCCGTGGCGGGCGCCGATCTGGTCGTCCTGTGCGTGCCGCCCGGCGCCATGGGGGCCGTGATGACCGAGATCGCGCCGCATCTGGCCCAGGGTGCCACCGTCACCGATGTCGGGTCGGTCAAGCGCGATGTGATCGCGCAGGTCGCCCCGCATATCCCCCAGGGCGTGCATTTCGTGCCGGGCCATCCGCTGGCGGGCACCGAACATTCCGGGCCGCGCGCAGGCTTTGCCGAGCTTTTCGACAACCGCTACGTGCTTTTGACCCCGGAACCGGGGACAGAGGCGCAGGCCATTGCGCGCCTCCGCGCGCTCTGGGAAGGCTGCGGTGCCAAGGTCGAGGAGATGGACGCCGACCACCATGATCTGGTTCTGGCCGTCACCAGCCATACGCCCCACCTGATCGCCTATACGATGGTGGGCGTGGCCGATGACCTGCGGCGCGTCACCGACAGCGAGGTGATCAAGTATTCCGCCGCCGGTTTCCGCGATTTCACCCGTATCGCGGCCAGCGACCCCACCATGTGGCGCGATGTCTTCCTGACCAACAAGGATGCGACGCTGGAAATCCTTGGCCGTTTCACCGAAGAGCTGTTCGCCCTGCAACGCGCGATCCGGCGCGGCGATGGTGATCATCTGCATGCCTATTTCACCCGGACCCGCGCGATCCGGCGGGGCATCATCGAGGCGGGACAAGATACCGACGCCCCAGATTTCGGCCGGTCCAAGGCGAAACGCGAGGTGTCCGGCACGTGA
- the hisC gene encoding histidinol-phosphate transaminase, producing the protein MTAPIRPQPGILDIALYQGGQSALPGHDAPLKLSSNENPFGPSPAALTAMASALGESHRYPSTDHAGLRAAIAEVHGLDPDRIVCGVGSDEIIHFLCQAYVGPGLEVMHTEHGFAMYRISALAAGATPVEVPERDRRVDVEAILARATDATRLVFIANPANPTATFLPMEDLTRLAHGLPATCILVLDGAYAEFVDGYDGGKALVEARENVVMMRTFSKAYGLGGLRVGYGYAPRAIVDVLNRIRGPFNLSGVALAGAEAAVRDLDWVAECLRVNATERARLTGGLRQLGLGCDESFANFVLVRFADEAEALAADAHLKQAGIIVRHPKNYGFPQALRITVGKPEDNSRVLGALADFKGAA; encoded by the coding sequence ATGACCGCCCCGATCCGCCCGCAACCCGGCATTCTCGACATCGCGCTCTATCAGGGCGGGCAATCCGCGCTGCCGGGCCATGACGCGCCGCTGAAACTCAGCTCGAACGAGAACCCGTTCGGGCCGTCGCCCGCCGCCCTGACGGCGATGGCAAGTGCGCTGGGCGAGAGCCACCGCTACCCCTCCACCGATCACGCGGGCCTGCGCGCGGCGATCGCGGAGGTGCACGGCCTTGACCCTGACCGCATCGTCTGCGGCGTGGGCTCGGACGAGATCATCCATTTCCTGTGCCAGGCCTATGTCGGGCCGGGGCTGGAGGTGATGCATACCGAACATGGGTTCGCCATGTATCGCATCAGCGCGCTGGCCGCAGGGGCCACGCCCGTCGAGGTGCCCGAGCGTGACCGCCGCGTCGATGTCGAGGCGATCCTTGCCCGGGCGACGGATGCCACGCGGCTTGTCTTCATCGCCAATCCGGCCAATCCCACCGCGACATTCCTGCCGATGGAGGATCTGACGCGGCTGGCCCATGGCCTGCCCGCGACCTGTATCCTTGTCCTGGACGGGGCCTATGCCGAATTCGTGGATGGCTATGACGGCGGCAAGGCGCTGGTCGAGGCGCGCGAGAATGTCGTGATGATGCGCACCTTTTCCAAGGCCTATGGTCTGGGCGGCCTGCGCGTCGGCTATGGCTATGCGCCCCGCGCGATCGTGGATGTCCTGAACCGCATTCGCGGGCCGTTCAACCTGTCGGGCGTGGCGCTGGCCGGGGCCGAGGCTGCGGTGCGCGATCTGGATTGGGTCGCGGAATGCCTGCGGGTGAATGCCACTGAGCGCGCGCGGCTGACCGGTGGGCTGCGCCAGCTTGGCCTCGGCTGCGACGAGAGTTTCGCCAATTTCGTCCTTGTCCGCTTTGCCGACGAGGCCGAGGCGCTGGCCGCCGACGCCCATCTCAAGCAGGCGGGCATCATCGTGCGCCACCCGAAAAACTACGGCTTCCCGCAGGCTTTGCGCATCACCGTGGGCAAGCCCGAGGATAATTCCCGCGTGCTGGGCGCGCTGGCAGACTTCAAGGGGGCGGCATGA
- a CDS encoding primosomal protein N', which yields MYRGAMVEHFEEGALIGVLTPEPIDRVLDYRAPEGGCWLGAFVEVPLGPRRVLGVVWGPGQGDYDAAKVRAAGRVLDAAPMREELRVFLEKAGAYTLTPLSQMLRLATRAPGLSDPPSMRKIYRLGQGTPARMTDARARVIATLVDYGGLGFTLKELADMAGVTSSVVKGLAAQGAVEEVDTPRDAPFLPLDPDLPGKPLTEDQVAAADALRTGIRSGRYATTLLKGVTGSGKTEVYLEAVAECLRQGRQALVLLPEIALTSEFLTRVQDRFGAKPAEWHSGVTMTERRRAWRMVGQGGAQLVVGARSALFLPFRDLGLIVVDEEHDTSYKQEEGALYNARDMAVLRASLNDAQVVLASATPSLETWANAQAGKYARLDLKARFGTAVLPDMRAIDMRTEDLPGQAWISPSLQSEVGKRLQAGEQSLLFLNRRGYAPVTLCRACGAQVGCDHCDARMVEHRFQKRLVCHQCGETKPLPETCPACGVTGKMAAVGPGVERIAEEAARVFPDARLAILSSDLFGSARALKAQIEEIASGETDIIIGTQLVAKGHNFPRLTLVGVIDADLGLQGSDLRAAERTFQLMRQVSGRAGRAEAPGLALLQTFQPEHPVIRAILSGDEEGFWRAEAAEREAAGMPPYGRLAGIIISAEDAAAAFDLGTRLARSDGPIRDIGGMVYGPAPAPIARVRGRHRVRLLVKAPKGAAVQSAIARWISPIRLSAKLRLSVDIDPQSFY from the coding sequence ATGTATCGGGGTGCCATGGTCGAACATTTCGAGGAGGGCGCGCTGATCGGTGTGCTGACGCCCGAACCGATCGACCGGGTGCTGGATTACCGCGCGCCCGAGGGGGGGTGCTGGCTGGGCGCTTTCGTCGAGGTGCCGCTGGGGCCGCGCCGGGTCCTGGGCGTGGTCTGGGGGCCGGGGCAGGGCGACTACGACGCGGCCAAGGTGCGTGCCGCCGGCCGGGTGCTCGATGCCGCCCCCATGCGCGAGGAATTGCGCGTGTTTCTTGAAAAGGCCGGGGCCTATACGCTGACGCCGCTGTCGCAGATGCTGCGGCTGGCCACCCGCGCGCCGGGCCTGTCCGATCCGCCCTCGATGCGCAAGATCTACCGGCTGGGGCAGGGCACGCCCGCCCGCATGACCGATGCGCGCGCCCGCGTCATCGCCACCCTGGTCGACTATGGGGGGCTGGGGTTCACGCTCAAGGAACTGGCCGACATGGCCGGTGTCACGTCTTCGGTCGTCAAGGGTCTGGCGGCGCAAGGCGCGGTGGAAGAGGTCGACACGCCCCGCGATGCGCCCTTTTTGCCGCTCGACCCCGATCTGCCGGGCAAACCCCTGACCGAGGATCAGGTGGCGGCGGCCGATGCGCTTCGCACAGGCATCCGAAGCGGTCGCTACGCCACGACGCTCCTCAAGGGGGTCACCGGCTCGGGCAAGACCGAGGTCTATCTTGAAGCGGTCGCTGAATGCCTGCGGCAGGGGCGGCAGGCGCTGGTTCTCTTGCCCGAGATCGCGCTGACGAGCGAATTCCTGACGCGGGTGCAGGACCGCTTCGGGGCGAAACCCGCCGAATGGCATTCGGGCGTCACCATGACCGAACGCCGCCGGGCGTGGCGGATGGTGGGACAGGGTGGCGCGCAATTGGTGGTGGGGGCGCGCTCGGCGCTGTTTCTGCCCTTCCGCGATCTGGGGCTGATCGTCGTGGATGAGGAACACGACACCTCCTACAAGCAGGAGGAGGGCGCGCTCTACAACGCCCGTGACATGGCGGTGCTGCGCGCCTCGCTCAATGACGCGCAGGTGGTGCTGGCCTCGGCCACGCCCTCGCTCGAGACATGGGCCAATGCACAGGCCGGGAAATACGCGCGCCTTGACCTGAAGGCGCGCTTCGGCACCGCCGTTCTGCCCGACATGCGCGCCATCGACATGCGCACCGAGGATCTGCCGGGGCAGGCGTGGATTTCGCCCAGCCTGCAATCGGAGGTCGGCAAGCGGTTGCAGGCGGGCGAACAATCGCTTCTTTTCCTCAACCGTCGTGGCTATGCGCCGGTGACGCTCTGCCGGGCCTGCGGGGCGCAGGTGGGCTGCGATCATTGCGATGCGCGGATGGTGGAACACCGGTTCCAGAAACGGCTGGTCTGCCACCAATGCGGCGAGACGAAACCGCTGCCCGAAACCTGTCCCGCCTGTGGCGTCACGGGCAAGATGGCCGCCGTGGGGCCGGGGGTGGAACGCATCGCCGAAGAAGCGGCGCGGGTGTTCCCCGATGCGAGGCTCGCGATCCTGTCCTCCGACCTCTTCGGGTCGGCCCGCGCGCTCAAGGCCCAGATCGAGGAGATCGCATCGGGCGAGACCGACATCATCATCGGCACGCAGCTGGTGGCCAAGGGGCACAATTTCCCCCGGCTCACGCTGGTGGGCGTGATCGATGCGGATCTCGGCCTGCAAGGCTCCGACCTGCGCGCGGCGGAACGCACCTTCCAGCTGATGCGGCAGGTCTCGGGCCGGGCGGGGCGGGCGGAGGCGCCGGGTCTGGCGCTGTTGCAGACATTTCAGCCCGAACACCCGGTGATCCGCGCGATCCTGAGTGGCGACGAAGAAGGCTTCTGGCGCGCCGAGGCCGCCGAGCGCGAGGCGGCGGGCATGCCGCCCTATGGGCGTCTGGCGGGCATCATCATCTCGGCCGAGGATGCGGCGGCGGCCTTTGACCTTGGCACGCGGCTGGCGCGCAGCGACGGGCCGATCCGCGATATCGGCGGCATGGTCTATGGTCCCGCGCCCGCGCCCATCGCCCGTGTCCGGGGCCGCCACCGTGTGCGGCTTCTGGTCAAGGCCCCCAAGGGCGCGGCCGTGCAATCGGCCATCGCGCGCTGGATTTCGCCGATCCGGCTTTCGGCCAAGCTGCGGCTATCGGTCGATATCGACCCGCAAAGCTTCTACTGA
- the fsa gene encoding fructose-6-phosphate aldolase has protein sequence MKFFVDTADVDAIRELNDLGMVDGVTTNPSLIAKSGRDIKEVTAEICAMIPGRPVSAETVALDADGMIAEGRELAKIADNITIKVPLTWDGLKACKVLTGEGRMVNVTLCFSANQALLAAKAGATFISPFVGRLDDLNLDGMELIGEIRQIYDNYDFSTEILTASVRTANHMKQAALIGADVATAPPAVIKAMASHVLTDKGLDAFLKDWAKTGQTIL, from the coding sequence ATGAAATTCTTTGTGGATACCGCCGATGTGGACGCCATCCGCGAGCTGAACGATCTGGGGATGGTGGACGGCGTCACCACGAACCCCTCGCTGATCGCCAAATCCGGTCGCGACATCAAGGAAGTGACCGCCGAGATCTGCGCGATGATCCCCGGCCGTCCCGTCTCGGCGGAAACCGTGGCGCTCGATGCGGACGGCATGATCGCCGAAGGCCGCGAGCTGGCCAAGATCGCCGACAACATCACGATCAAGGTCCCGCTGACCTGGGACGGGCTCAAGGCCTGCAAGGTGCTGACGGGCGAGGGCCGGATGGTCAATGTCACGCTCTGCTTCTCGGCCAACCAGGCGCTTCTGGCGGCCAAGGCGGGCGCGACCTTCATCTCGCCCTTTGTCGGGCGCTTGGACGATCTCAACCTCGACGGCATGGAATTGATCGGGGAAATCCGCCAGATCTATGACAATTACGATTTCTCCACAGAGATCCTCACAGCCTCGGTCCGCACCGCGAACCACATGAAACAGGCCGCGCTGATCGGCGCGGATGTCGCCACCGCACCGCCCGCCGTGATCAAGGCGATGGCCTCCCATGTCCTGACCGACAAGGGGCTCGACGCCTTCCTCAAGGATTGGGCCAAGACGGGCCAGACCATCCTTTGA
- a CDS encoding DUF484 family protein, translated as MSSVEPEHLSTYADDDWRDRIIADPDLVLDDRDLMRALIAANDRQMGGNIVDMRGIAMERLENRLDRLEDTHRSVIAAAYENLAGTNQMHRAILSLLDQTEFTAFLTTLATDVAATLRIDRVRLVLESPEATATAAPHVQKLEDVLTIVAPGFVESYITAGRAVPHRQVTLRQVGDGSAAIFGADAAWIKSEALMMLDLGPGRLPAMLVMGSEDPHQFRPSQGTDLLTFFAGVFERLMRRWLD; from the coding sequence GTGAGCAGCGTCGAACCCGAGCATCTGTCGACCTATGCCGATGACGATTGGCGGGACCGCATCATCGCGGATCCCGACCTCGTTCTCGATGACCGTGACCTGATGCGCGCGCTCATCGCGGCCAATGACCGGCAGATGGGCGGCAATATCGTCGACATGCGCGGCATCGCGATGGAGCGGCTGGAGAACCGGCTCGACCGGCTCGAAGACACCCACCGCTCCGTCATCGCCGCCGCCTATGAAAACCTTGCCGGCACGAACCAGATGCACCGGGCGATCCTGTCGCTGCTGGACCAGACGGAGTTCACCGCCTTTCTGACGACGCTGGCCACCGACGTGGCCGCGACCCTGCGGATCGACCGCGTGCGGCTGGTGCTCGAAAGCCCCGAGGCGACGGCCACAGCCGCCCCCCATGTGCAAAAGCTCGAGGATGTGCTGACCATCGTGGCCCCCGGTTTCGTCGAAAGCTACATCACCGCCGGTCGGGCCGTGCCGCATCGGCAGGTCACGCTGCGGCAGGTGGGCGACGGCAGCGCGGCGATCTTTGGCGCGGATGCGGCCTGGATCAAATCCGAGGCGCTGATGATGCTCGATCTCGGCCCCGGCCGTCTGCCCGCGATGCTGGTCATGGGATCCGAGGATCCGCACCAGTTCCGCCCCAGCCAGGGCACCGATCTTCTGACCTTTTTCGCCGGTGTCTTCGAACGGTTGATGCGGCGCTGGCTGGATTGA
- a CDS encoding tyrosine recombinase XerC translates to MSLALSPGTRDLMAGWLTDLGSLRAASQATTDAYARDLTDFLTFQAQHLGGIPGPAALRGLTASDLRAWMAAQRGRGVGSRSLARRLSAVKSFYRWWADRDGFDATPILSMRAPKHGRRLPRPLSVEGARDMIDTIASQDARDWVSARDTAIVTLLYGCGLRRSEALALDARILPLGEVLRIRGKGGKDREVPVLPAAREAVARYAALCPHDLAPGTPVFRGIRGGPLNGRLVAKVMEQARMQLGLPATATPHALRHSFATHLLNAGGDLRAIQELLGHASLSTTQAYTAVDTARLLEVYAAAHPRA, encoded by the coding sequence ATGAGCCTCGCGCTCAGCCCCGGCACCCGCGATCTGATGGCGGGCTGGCTGACCGATCTGGGCAGCCTGCGCGCGGCCTCGCAGGCCACGACCGATGCCTATGCCCGCGACCTCACCGATTTCCTGACATTCCAGGCGCAGCACCTGGGCGGCATCCCCGGTCCGGCCGCCCTGCGCGGGCTGACCGCGTCGGACCTGCGGGCCTGGATGGCCGCGCAGCGCGGGCGCGGGGTCGGGTCACGCTCGCTTGCGCGGCGCCTGTCGGCGGTGAAATCCTTCTACCGCTGGTGGGCGGACCGCGACGGGTTCGACGCGACGCCCATCCTGTCGATGCGCGCCCCCAAGCATGGCCGCCGCCTGCCCCGCCCGCTCAGTGTCGAGGGCGCGCGCGACATGATCGACACCATCGCAAGCCAAGACGCCCGCGATTGGGTTTCGGCCCGCGACACCGCGATCGTGACGCTGCTCTATGGCTGCGGCCTGCGCCGGTCGGAGGCCTTGGCGCTCGATGCCCGCATTCTGCCCCTGGGCGAGGTGCTGCGCATCCGCGGCAAGGGCGGCAAGGACCGGGAGGTGCCGGTCCTCCCCGCCGCCCGCGAGGCCGTGGCGCGCTATGCCGCGCTTTGCCCCCATGACCTGGCCCCCGGAACGCCCGTCTTTCGCGGCATTCGCGGCGGGCCGCTCAACGGGCGGCTGGTGGCCAAGGTGATGGAACAGGCGCGCATGCAGCTTGGCCTGCCCGCCACCGCCACGCCCCATGCGCTCCGCCACAGTTTCGCGACGCATCTGTTGAACGCGGGCGGCGATCTGCGCGCGATCCAGGAATTGCTGGGCCATGCCTCCTTGTCGACGACACAGGCCTATACGGCGGTCGATACCGCCCGCCTGCTCGAGGTCTATGCCGCCGCCCATCCCCGCGCCTGA
- a CDS encoding CDP-alcohol phosphatidyltransferase family protein, whose translation MRIRAYSVHLFTAAGASLAMLALLAAAQHDWAMMTIWLTVAFIVDGIDGPLARRYSVTENAPIIDGVLLDLIIDFLTYVMIPAYALYGSGLLPGWSGWLVVLLIPFGSALYFADTRMKTADKSFRGFPGCWNMVTLALLVTVPAWEVILTLVIALSVAQFLNLKFVHPVRTARWRVVTLPVALIWTGAIAYAALTGFAANPALTGVVTATSIYLLFAGIAQQLIPARD comes from the coding sequence ATGCGCATTCGAGCTTATTCCGTTCACCTGTTCACCGCCGCCGGTGCCTCGCTCGCCATGTTGGCGCTTCTGGCGGCAGCCCAGCACGATTGGGCGATGATGACGATCTGGCTGACCGTGGCCTTCATCGTCGACGGCATCGACGGGCCGCTCGCGCGCCGCTACAGCGTGACCGAAAACGCGCCGATCATCGATGGCGTGCTGTTGGACCTGATCATCGATTTCCTGACCTATGTGATGATCCCCGCCTATGCGCTTTATGGCTCGGGGCTCTTGCCGGGATGGTCGGGCTGGCTCGTGGTGCTGCTCATCCCCTTCGGCTCGGCGCTCTATTTCGCCGATACGCGGATGAAAACCGCCGACAAATCGTTTCGCGGCTTTCCCGGCTGCTGGAACATGGTGACGCTCGCGCTACTGGTGACCGTGCCCGCGTGGGAGGTCATCCTGACGCTCGTCATCGCGCTGAGCGTCGCGCAATTCCTGAACCTGAAATTCGTCCATCCCGTGCGCACGGCGCGCTGGCGGGTCGTGACGCTGCCCGTGGCGCTGATCTGGACCGGGGCCATCGCCTATGCGGCCCTGACGGGATTTGCCGCGAACCCGGCGCTGACCGGTGTCGTGACGGCAACCTCGATCTACCTGCTTTTCGCAGGCATCGCGCAGCAGCTGATCCCGGCCCGGGATTAA
- a CDS encoding inositol monophosphatase family protein produces the protein MQGSANLNIMLKAARKAGRSLVKDFREVENLQVSSKGPGDFVSRADRAAEEIIKTELMEARPNYGFLGEEGTVIEGIDPTRRWIVDPLDGTTNFLHGMPHWAVSIALEHKGEIVAGVVYDPAKDEMFYAEKGAGCWLNDSKRLRVSGRTKMIESVFATGVPFGGGRYLPATLQDLARLMPTCAGVRRWGAAALDLAYVAAGRYEGYWERGLNAWDIAAGILLVREAGGLVQPIREGQSLLEDGHIVAGAEPIFDQFAKVIREREA, from the coding sequence ATGCAGGGCAGTGCGAACCTCAACATCATGCTCAAGGCCGCCCGCAAGGCGGGGCGCAGCCTGGTCAAGGATTTCCGCGAGGTCGAGAACCTTCAGGTCTCCTCCAAGGGACCGGGCGATTTCGTGAGCCGCGCCGACCGCGCCGCCGAAGAGATCATCAAGACCGAGCTGATGGAAGCACGGCCCAATTACGGGTTCCTCGGCGAGGAAGGCACCGTGATCGAGGGCATCGACCCGACCCGGCGCTGGATCGTCGATCCACTGGATGGGACCACCAATTTCCTGCACGGGATGCCGCATTGGGCGGTGTCCATCGCGCTCGAACACAAGGGCGAGATCGTGGCGGGCGTGGTCTATGACCCGGCCAAGGACGAGATGTTCTATGCCGAAAAGGGCGCGGGCTGCTGGCTGAACGACAGCAAGCGGCTGCGCGTGTCGGGACGGACCAAGATGATCGAGAGCGTTTTTGCGACCGGCGTGCCCTTTGGCGGCGGGCGTTACCTGCCTGCGACCTTGCAGGATCTGGCGCGCTTGATGCCGACCTGCGCGGGTGTGCGGCGCTGGGGGGCGGCGGCGCTGGACCTCGCATACGTGGCGGCGGGCCGCTACGAGGGCTATTGGGAACGCGGGCTGAATGCCTGGGATATCGCGGCGGGCATCTTGCTGGTCCGCGAGGCAGGCGGGCTGGTGCAGCCGATCCGCGAGGGGCAGAGCCTGCTCGAGGATGGCCATATCGTGGCCGGGGCCGAACCGATCTTTGACCAATTCGCCAAGGTGATCCGCGAGCGCGAGGCTTAA